A genomic stretch from Hemicordylus capensis ecotype Gifberg chromosome 1, rHemCap1.1.pri, whole genome shotgun sequence includes:
- the LOC128322591 gene encoding uncharacterized protein LOC128322591 — translation MVYPLLFPYGDQSWGIDIPLQHRPQALLGLTNQSQTPRVRVSQMQYYGYRLSIRDIYNPFLNAGRLTQQYIVDAYVKTEANRLNYVRQNQPKLRVEKYSGLMDHLNNEANEAGLIPGKTYILPSSFAGSPRNMLQNYQDAMAIVRKYGKPDLFITMTCSPKWEEIVNNLQHGQTVDARPDLVARVFHLKLKALIDDICKTQIFGVPEAIVYVIEFQKRGLPLAHILLILKDDKILDIQITPRLYAIITKHMIHGPCGAHYLNSPCMTNEKCAKDFPKQFQQQTIANSNGYPKYRRRNTGQSSIVNGKTIDNSWVVPYNPYLALKYNCHINVEVCASVKSVKYLFKYVYKGHDCANVVIQEQGTLNHDEIKTFMDSRYFSAPEAAWHLNGFEMHYQSHTIHRLAVHLPDKQSVFFNPNDISTAAQRASNRDTHLTAWFKLNQQEQEARSILYLDIPFYYVFDSANCTWKLRQRGAEKVIGRMYSVNLPSDPECYCLHLLLLHVSGAVSFEDLRSVNGNVYPTFLEAAKIRGLINDDQVWGSTLEDAVQYRMPKQLRELFAYICVFASLQNMNELFLKYEQYLIEDFVRTHIRHNDDCTVCRNIALREISNILTLHGKKCEDFGLLSTLPNTDLLRNT, via the exons ATGGTTTACCCATTGCTGTTCCCCTATGGGGATCAAAGCTGGGGAATTGACATACCTTTGCAACACAGACCACAAGCCTTATTAGGCTTAACAAATCAGTCACAAACTCCTAGAGTGAGGGTAAGCCAAATGCAATACTATGGCTACCGTCTTTCCATCAGAGACATATATAACCCCTTCTTAAATGCTGGCCGCCTAACACAGCAATATATAGTTGACGCATATGTCAAAACAGAAGCCAACAGACTCAATTATGTCCGCCAAAATCAACCAAAATTGCGAGTAGAAAAATACTCTGGATTAATGGACCATTTAAATAATGAAGCCAATGAGGCAGGCCTGATTCCTGGAAAAACCTATATTTTGCCTTCCTCATTTGCTGGTAGCCCCAGAAACATGCTACAAAATTATCAAGACGCAATGGCAATTGTCAGGAAATATGGTAAACCTGATCTTTTTATTACAATGACGTGCAGCCCCAAATGGGAAGAGATTGTTAATAACCTACAACATGGTCAAACTGTTGATGCACGACCAGATTTAGTTGCAAGAGTATTTCACCTAAAACTGAAAGCTCTAATCGATGACATCTGTAAAACACAGATTTTTGGGGTACCAGAAGCCATTGTGTACGTGATAGAATTTCAAAAAAGGGGTTTGCCACTTGCTCACATACTACTCATTCTTAAAGATGACA AAATCCTGGACATACAAATTACTCCTCGGTTATATGCAATTATAACAAAACATATGATTCATGGCCCATGCGGAGCACACTATCTTAATTCTCCATGTATGACAAATGAAAAATGCGCAAAGGATTTTCCAAAGCAATTCCAGCAACAAACTATTGCCAATAGCAATGGCTATCCCAAATACAGAAGACGAAACACAGGCCAAAGTTCAATTGTGAACGGCAAGACAATTGATAATAGTTGGGTTGTACCATATAATCCATATCTAGCCCTGAAGTACAATTGCCACATTAATGTTGAAGTCTGTGCTTCTGTGAAAAGCGTCAAATACCTTTTCAAATATGTGTACAAAGGCCACGATTGTGCTAATGTTGTGATTCAAGAACAAGGCACTTTGAATCACGATGAAATAAAGACCTTCATGGATTCAAGGTATTTCAGCGCTCCAGAAGCAGCATGGCATCTGAATGGGTTTGAAATGCATTATCAGTCCCATACTATCCATAGGTTAGCGGTGCATCTGCCTGACAAACAATCGGTATTTTTCAACCCCAATGACATTAGCACAGCGGCCCAAAGAGCTTCAAACCGCGATACTCATTTGACGGCTTGGTTCAAATTAAATCAACAGGAACAGGAAGCAAGGAGCATATTATACTTGGACATTCCTTTTTACTATGTCTTTGACTCTGCTAATTGTACTTGGAAATTACGTCAACGTGGTGCTGAAAAAGTGATTGGACGAATGTATTCTGTCAACTTACCATCGGATCCAGAGTGCTACTGTCTTCACCTCCTATTGCTGCATGTTTCGGGTGCAGTATCCTTTGAAGATCTGAGGAGTGTAAATGGAAATGTCTATCCCACTTTCCTAGAAGCTGCAAAAATAAGAGGCCTCATTAACGATGATCAAGTGTGGGGGAGCACGCTGGAAGATGCTGTCCAATATCGCATGCCTAAACAACTCAGGGAGCTATTTGCATATATCTGCGTATTTGCCTCCCTACAAAATATGAATGAACTTTTTCTAAAATATGAGCAATACCTCATTGAAGATTTTGTTCGCACACATATCCGCCACAATGATGATTGCACAGTATGCCGTAACATCGCACTAAGAGAAATATCCAACATTCTGACACTCCATGGGAAGAAGTGTGAAGATTTTGGATTGCTGTCCACACTGCCAAATACTGACCTACTTAGGAATACCTAA